A window of Castanea sativa cultivar Marrone di Chiusa Pesio chromosome 1, ASM4071231v1 contains these coding sequences:
- the LOC142621116 gene encoding uncharacterized protein LOC142621116 isoform X2: MENDVVEVGREEQDNVGTMAKEDEEVGSSLTMERVAAAKQYIESHYKAQMKHIQERKERRSVLERKLASSDVSEEEQVNILKDLERKETEYMRLKRHKICVDDFDLLTIIGRGAFGEVRLCREKKSGNIYAMKKLKKSEMLSRGQVEHVRAERNLLAEVASHFIVKLFYSFQDAEFLYLIMEYLPGGDMMTLLMREETLTEIVARFYIAQSVLAIESIHKHNYVHRDIKPDNLLLDKYGHMKLSDFGLCKPLDCSNLSSINENEVLDDENLNDTMDIDGCFSDTKTGRRWKSPLEQLQHWQMNRRTLAYSTVGTPDYIAPEVLLKKGYGVECDWWSLGAIMYEMLVGYPPFYSDDPVTACRKIVHWKHHLKFPDEARLTPEAKDLICRLLCDVEHRLGTGGADQIKAHPWFKDVVWDKLYEMEAAFKPEVNGELDTQNFMKFDEVNPPTKSRAGSGPMRKMHLTPKDLNFVGYTYKNFDAVKGLRNTFGMVNSF; this comes from the exons atggAGAATGATGTGGTTGAGGTGGGGAGAGAAGAGCAGGACAACGTGGGAACCATGGCTAAGGAGGATGAGGAGGTGGGGTCCAGCCTAACCATGGAGAGGGTGGCTGCGGCTAAGCAGTATATAGAGAGCCACTACAAGGCTCAGATGAAGCACATCCAAGAACGCAAGGAGAG GCGCTCAGTGCTGGAAAGGAAGTTAGCATCTTCGGATGTTTCAGAAGAGGAGCAAGTCAATATACTGAAGGACTTGGAGCGTAAAGAGACTGAGTACATGCGACTTAAACGGCACAAGATATGTGTGGATGACTTTGACCTTCTGACCATCATTGGGAGAGGGGCCTTTGGAGAG GTTAGACTGTGTCGAGAGAAGAAATCAGGCAACATCTATGCCATGAAGAAGTTAAAGAAGTCAGAAATGCTTAGCAGAGGACAG GTTGAACATGTTAGAGCTGAAAGAAATTTGCTTGCAGAAGTCGCCAGTCACTTCATTGTGAAACTCTTCTATTCCTTTCAAGATGCTGAATTCTTGTATCTAATTATGGAATATCTGCCTGGTGGTGACATGATGACTTTGCTCATGAGAGAAGAAACTTTGACTGAAATTGTTGCTAGATTTTACATTGCTCAAAGTGTTCTGGCCATAGAGTCTATTCATAAACATAACTATGTTCACAG AGATATAAAACCTGACAACCTCTTGTTGGATAAATATGGTCACATGAAGCTCTCTGATTTTGGCCTCTGCAAGCCACTTGACTGCTCCAATTTATCTTctataaatgaaaatgaagtcCTGGATGATGAGAACTTGAATGATACAATGGATATTGATGGATGCTTTTCAGATACTAAAACTGGGAGACGGTGGAAAAGCCCCCTTGAACAACTTCAGCATTGGCAGATGAACAGGAGGACATTG gcttattcaacagttggcaCTCCAGATTATATCGCTCCGGAAGTATTGCTAAAGAAAGGATATGGTGTGGAGTGTGACTG GTGGTCGCTTGGTGCAATAATGTATGAGATGCTAGTTGGCTATCCCCCATTTTATTCCGATGATCCAGTAACAGCTTGCAGAAAG ATTGTGCATTGGaaacatcatttaaaatttccaGATGAGGCAAGATTGACACCTGAAGCAAAGGATCTGATCTGTAGATTGCTTTGTGATGTTGAACATCGGCTTGGCACTGGAGGGGCAGACCAAATTAAa GCTCATCCCTGGTTCAAAGATGTGGTATGGGACAAACTCTATGAAATGGAGGCAGCATTTAAGCCAGAGGTCAATGGGGAACTTGATacacaaaattttatgaaattcgATGAG GTGAATCCTCCTACAAAATCAAGAGCTGGATCTGGACCTATGAGGAAG
- the LOC142622479 gene encoding protein ALP1-like, translated as MEITSFPFLNQEDFSHFLTSFQEMDNVNVNGNNNSNNNNNKKRRRKGEDFNYYDDDDEETKKKSNGFTDILASIMLLDEEEKQEQELWFTEDQQDKALFDFNQNQRTQAMDDYHVQMQSHYSDLDQFDESRKAKRARRSAFAITSTVATAAAAADNSASSSPPKPGSAATPHRRLWVKDRSKDWWDQFSSPDFPDEEFHRAFRMSKATFQMICDELDSVVMKKNTMLRDAIPVRTRVAVCIWRLATGEPLRLVSRRFGLGISTCHKLVLEVCSAIKGVLMSKFLHWPDENKIEIDKEEFKSISGIPNVGGSMYTTHIPIIAPKNNVASYFNKRHTERNQKTSYSITVQGIVDPKGVFTDVCIGYPGSMSDDQVLEKSALSQRGNMGLLKDVWIVGNSGYPLTDWVLVPYTHQNLTWCQHAFNEKIGEVQRVAKEAFARLKGRWSCLQKRTEVKLQDLPVVLGACCVLHNICEMRNEGLEPELKYEIFDDEMVAENGLRSANALQARDQIAHDLLHHGQAGTRYS; from the coding sequence ATGGAAATTACCTCGTTCCCATTTCTTAATCAGGAGGATTTTTCGCATTTCTTAACTTCGTTTCAAGAGATGGACAATGTCAATGTGAACggcaacaacaacagcaacaacaataacaataaaaagagGCGACGAAAAGGCGAAGACTTCAACTActacgacgacgacgacgaagAAACCAAAAAGAAGAGCAACGGTTTTACGGATATACTCGCTTCAATCATGTTGCTTGATGAGGAGGagaagcaagagcaagagctgTGGTTCACGGAGGATCAGCAAGACAAGGCCTTATTTGACTTCAACCAAAACCAAAGGACTCAAGCTATGGATGATTACCATGTCCAAATGCAAAGTCATTACTCTGATTTAGATCAATTTGACGAGTCAAGGAAAGCCAAGCGAGCTCGTCGCTCTGCTTTTGCTATTACTTCAACAGTTGCAACAGCAGCAGCTGCAGCTGATAATTCCGCGTCGAGTTCTCCGCCGAAGCCGGGCTCTGCAGCCACACCCCACCGCAGGTTGTGGGTGAAGGACAGGTCTAAAGACTGGTGGGATCAATTTAGCAGTCCGGATTTTCCTGATGAGGAGTTTCACCGCGCCTTTCGGATGAGCAAGGCGACGTTTCAAATGATCTGTGACGAACTGGATTCGGTCGTCATGAAGAAAAACACAATGCTGCGTGATGCCATTCCTGTCCGCACGCGTGTTGCTGTGTGCATATGGAGATTGGCTACTGGGGAGCCATTGAGGCTTGTGTCTAGGCGATTCGGGCTAGGCATTTCGACTTGCCACAAGCTTGTTCTTGAGGTTTGTTCGGCTATTAAGGGTGTTCTGATGTCGAAATTTCTTCACTGGCCTGATGAGAATAAGATTGAGATTGATAAGGAAGAGTTCAAATCGATTTCGGGGATACCCAACGTTGGTGGTTCAATGTACACTACTCATATTCCTATTATAGCGCCCAAGAATAACGTGGCCTCTTATTTTAATAAGAGGCATACGGAGAGGAATCAGAAGACATCGTATTCGATTACGGTTCAGGGGATTGTTGATCCCAAAGGTGTGTTCACTGATGTTTGTATTGGCTATCCAGGTTCAATGTCTGATGACCAGGTGTTGGAGAAGTCTGCTTTGAGTCAGAGAGGGAATATGGGGCTTTTGAAGGATGTTTGGATTGTTGGGAATTCTGGGTACCCATTGACGGATTGGGTTTTGGTTCCTTATAcacaccaaaacctcacttggTGTCAGCATGCTTTCAATGAGAAGATTGGGGAGGTTCAAAGGGTTGCTAAGGAAGCATTTGCGAGGTTGAAAGGAAGGTGGTCTTGCTTGCAGAAGAGAACAGAGGTGAAACTCCAAGATTTGCCAGTGGTTCTTGGGGCTTGTTGTGTGTTGCATAACATCTGTGAGATGAGAAATGAAGGGCTGGAACCAGAACTGAAGTATGAGATTTTTGATGATGAAATGGTTGCTGAGAATGGCTTGAGGTCTGCGAATGCTCTACAGGCTAGAGATCAGATTGCTCATGATTTGTTACATCATGGCCAAGCAGGCACTCGTTATAGTTGA